From Chryseobacterium joostei, the proteins below share one genomic window:
- a CDS encoding DUF4280 domain-containing protein: MAEKHIVVQGAMCKCQFGQAPDKLKVLSHQKEYANDKNASKKLIVTTKEIGGATFEKNTFGNCTKNGGPPPPCKIMVTEWQKFYEKVQLSNGGYIILEDSKAICAVAGTPCIEIIDHGQKAEASQQNFKNADKDVQQQINPLVDTESMYKDQPSGEGDEVI; encoded by the coding sequence ATGGCAGAAAAACATATTGTAGTACAGGGAGCGATGTGCAAGTGCCAGTTCGGGCAGGCTCCGGATAAGCTTAAGGTACTTTCTCATCAGAAAGAATATGCGAACGATAAAAATGCCTCTAAAAAACTAATCGTTACCACAAAGGAAATTGGAGGAGCAACCTTTGAGAAAAATACATTCGGAAACTGCACAAAAAATGGAGGTCCGCCGCCACCATGCAAAATCATGGTCACCGAATGGCAAAAATTCTATGAAAAGGTACAGCTAAGCAATGGCGGATACATTATTCTGGAAGACAGCAAGGCAATTTGTGCCGTTGCCGGAACACCTTGTATAGAAATCATAGATCATGGTCAAAAGGCAGAAGCCAGTCAACAGAACTTTAAAAATGCCGATAAGGATGTACAACAGCAGATCAATCCTTTGGTAGATACAGAATCAATGTATAAGGATCAGCCTTCTGGTGAGGGTGATGAGGTAATTTAA